The nucleotide window CCGTACCGGGCGTGCGCTCGATTTCTGCTGACATGCACAAATACGGCTATGCGCCTAAACCAATGTCGACTGTGATGTATCGCGGTGGTGACGAGCAGTTTCATCACTACACTATCGTTGATGACTGGCCGTGTGGTGCGTACTTTACCCAATCATTAGGGGGTAGCCGCACCTTCGCCTCAACAGCAGGGGCTTGGGCGGTAATGAATTACCTTGGTGAAGAAGGTTACGTTGACAACGCAAAACGCATCATGACCATCAAACAGATGATCATTGACGGTTTGGCTGATTCCGCCGACCTTCGCACCGCTAAAACAGATCTGTCGCTACTGATCATCGACTCTCCTACGCTAGATATCACCAAAGTCGTGGCTGGCATGTCCCAACGAGGCTGGAGCCTACTCGGCAATACACAGCCACCCGCAATCCACTTGGCCATTGATCCTATTTCCGATGAGCAAGTCGAACGAATGCTCAATGACTTCCATGAAGTGGTCGAAGAAGTGAAGTCAGGGGAAGCGGATCAACAAGGTTCACTCGCCTATTCAGGAGGGCAAGGCGAAGGCTATATGCCTAAATGGGTGCGACAAGTATTCGATATGCTTCCGAAAAAACTGTCAAAATAGGCTTTTCAGCAGTAAGGCGTGTAGACCAATTGCCTCGTGCACTTCAACGGGCATGCATATATACTCTGCATCAACTTTTTAAACCAAGAAGAAACCATGAAGAACTATCTGACTACATTCTTAAAAGGAATGGCGATGGGTGCAGCGGACGTTGTACCTGGGGTATCGGGAGGTACGATCGCCTTTATTACTGGTATTTACGATACGCTACTTGAGAGTATTCGCCGCGTAAACCCAAGTCTATTGGGAATCTGGAAACGTGAAGGCTTTAAAGCGGCATTTGACCACATCAATGGCTTTTTCCTCATCGCTCTGTTTGGCGGCATCTTAACGTCAATCTTGTCATTGGCCAAATTCATCTCTTGGGCGTTAGAAACGCATCCAATTCCAGTATGGTCATTTTTCTTTGGCCTAATCATGGTATCGGTGTACCACATGATTAAGCAGGTTGAGCAAAAGACGCTGTCTCGCTTTGTTTTCTTATTACTCGGCGCTGTGTTTGCCTACAGCATTACAGTGCTTAAGCCACTGCAAATGGACCCAACCAGCCTAAACATCTTCTTTGCTGGCTGTATTGCGATTTGTGCGATGATTCTACCAGGTATCTCAGGCAGCTTTATTCTTCTATTGCTTGGCATGTACACACCGGTATTAGGTGCTGTTAAAGGTCTTCAGCTAGATGTTATGGTGATTTTTGCGATGGGCTGCTTGATTGGTCTACTATCGTTCTCACACGTGCTGTCTTGGTTACTAAAGCGTTTCCGTGACTTCGCGCTAGTGTTCCTTACAGGTCTCATGCTTGGCACCTTGCCTAAGCTTTGGCCGTGGAAAGAAACTATCTCATGGCGCACAAACTCAAAAGGTGAGCAGGTACCACTTATCCAAGAAAACCTATCACCATTCAATTTTGAATCTGTGACCGGTCAACCTTCGCAACTGGCGATTGCTGTTGTCCTGATGTTGGTAGGTATCGGCCTAGTGCTCGCGCTTGAGAAAGTAGCGGAGAAAGGTGAGAAATAATTCCACCGAATAAGAAAGAAAAGGCTCACTCAGTGAGCCTTTTTTGATCGTACAGAGGATGCAAGTTAGAACAC belongs to Vibrio sp. 10N and includes:
- a CDS encoding DUF368 domain-containing protein; the encoded protein is MKNYLTTFLKGMAMGAADVVPGVSGGTIAFITGIYDTLLESIRRVNPSLLGIWKREGFKAAFDHINGFFLIALFGGILTSILSLAKFISWALETHPIPVWSFFFGLIMVSVYHMIKQVEQKTLSRFVFLLLGAVFAYSITVLKPLQMDPTSLNIFFAGCIAICAMILPGISGSFILLLLGMYTPVLGAVKGLQLDVMVIFAMGCLIGLLSFSHVLSWLLKRFRDFALVFLTGLMLGTLPKLWPWKETISWRTNSKGEQVPLIQENLSPFNFESVTGQPSQLAIAVVLMLVGIGLVLALEKVAEKGEK